The following coding sequences lie in one Helicoverpa zea isolate HzStark_Cry1AcR chromosome 2, ilHelZeax1.1, whole genome shotgun sequence genomic window:
- the LOC124638473 gene encoding uncharacterized protein LOC124638473 isoform X1 translates to MISRTPHILQMSLLSLAALGVLCLAGAGSAKDSNSTVVDERWCGVEQTTCGLHDDDGPWMAMLQQWALETQGTNERHGRIMALPPAQGYYVSDRMDGTLLPPPPPPHSKHPNHPQHQPPLPAGARPYDEWQHAPPLHSGKIVNRPPNPYKDKFKPSYPAPVQNQPIPVHSSGLDRVDENRQPPQKQVSETDLYLLGAIEKLVWRADIMEKRLRKIEETIHYMVAGNEAKPEPCGENYTRVGGGCYHISSDNANWKGASYACRKLKGHMLELDSDAERDSLANNLFGDNKSSKAVEFWTGGLNPGLLWIWSHSARPVLSNATTSFNITGDGRCLAWRRDAGSARAALRGADCALRQRYVCERAEDKEKLSNEIERVARMLRAPGGRKPKILWTDEP, encoded by the exons ATGATTTCACGTACCCCTCACATATTGCAGATGTCGCTGCTATCGCTTGCAGCGCTGGGCGTGCTGTGTCTGGCCGGTGCGGGCTCCGCCAAGGACTCCAACAGCACTGTAGTTGACGAGCGCTGGTGCGGCGTGGAGCAGACCACGTGCGGCCTGCATGATGACGACGGGCCGTGGATGGCCATGCTGCAGCAGTGGGCGCTTGAAACACAAGGAACGAATGAACGACATG GTCGCATAATGGCGCTCCCGCCGGCGCAGGGCTACTACGTGTCGGACCGCATGGACGGCACGCtactgccgccgccgccgccgccgcacagCAAGCACCCGAACCACCCGCAGCATCAGCCGCCGCTGCCGGCCGGCGCGCGACCCTACGACGAGTGGCAGCACGCGCCGCCACTGCACAGCGGGAAGATCGTCAACCGGCCCCCCAACCCGTACAAGGACAAGTTCAAGCCCAGCTAT CCGGCACCAGTGCAGAACCAACCAATACCCGTGCACAGCAGCGGCCTAGACCGCGTAGACGAGAACCGCCAGCCGCCGCAGAAGCAGGTCTCCGAGACCGACCTGTACCTACTGGGCGCCATCGAGAAGCTGGTGTGGCGCGCCGACATCATGGAGAAACGTCTGCGCAAGATTGAGGAAACCATACATTATATGGTGGCTGGCAATGAGGCTAAACCTG AGCCGTGCGGAGAGAACTACACGCGCGTGGGCGGCGGCTGCTACCACATCTCGTCAGACAACGCCAACTGGAAGGGCGCCAGCTACGCCTGCCGCAAGCTGAAGGGCCACATGCTGGAGCTGGACTCCGACGCGGAGCGCGATTCCTTGGCAAACAACCTCTTCGGCGATAACAAAAGCTCTAAAG CAGTGGAGTTCTGGACGGGCGGGCTGAACCCGGGGCTGCTGTGGATCTGGTCGCACTCGGCGCGGCCGGTGCTGAGCAACGCCACCACGTCGTTCAACATCACCGGCGACGGGCGCTGCCTGGCGTGGCGGCGCGACGCGGGCTCCGCGCGGGCGGCGCTGCGCGGCGCCGACTGCGCGCTGCGCCAGCGCTACGTGTGCGAGAGGGCGGAGGACAAGGAGAAGCTCAGCAATGAGATCGAACGCGTCGCGCGGATGCTGCGGGCGCCGGGGGGGAGGAAACCAAAGATATTGTGGACTGACGAGCCCTGA
- the LOC124638473 gene encoding uncharacterized protein LOC124638473 isoform X2, whose product MSLLSLAALGVLCLAGAGSAKDSNSTVVDERWCGVEQTTCGLHDDDGPWMAMLQQWALETQGTNERHGRIMALPPAQGYYVSDRMDGTLLPPPPPPHSKHPNHPQHQPPLPAGARPYDEWQHAPPLHSGKIVNRPPNPYKDKFKPSYPAPVQNQPIPVHSSGLDRVDENRQPPQKQVSETDLYLLGAIEKLVWRADIMEKRLRKIEETIHYMVAGNEAKPEPCGENYTRVGGGCYHISSDNANWKGASYACRKLKGHMLELDSDAERDSLANNLFGDNKSSKAVEFWTGGLNPGLLWIWSHSARPVLSNATTSFNITGDGRCLAWRRDAGSARAALRGADCALRQRYVCERAEDKEKLSNEIERVARMLRAPGGRKPKILWTDEP is encoded by the exons ATGTCGCTGCTATCGCTTGCAGCGCTGGGCGTGCTGTGTCTGGCCGGTGCGGGCTCCGCCAAGGACTCCAACAGCACTGTAGTTGACGAGCGCTGGTGCGGCGTGGAGCAGACCACGTGCGGCCTGCATGATGACGACGGGCCGTGGATGGCCATGCTGCAGCAGTGGGCGCTTGAAACACAAGGAACGAATGAACGACATG GTCGCATAATGGCGCTCCCGCCGGCGCAGGGCTACTACGTGTCGGACCGCATGGACGGCACGCtactgccgccgccgccgccgccgcacagCAAGCACCCGAACCACCCGCAGCATCAGCCGCCGCTGCCGGCCGGCGCGCGACCCTACGACGAGTGGCAGCACGCGCCGCCACTGCACAGCGGGAAGATCGTCAACCGGCCCCCCAACCCGTACAAGGACAAGTTCAAGCCCAGCTAT CCGGCACCAGTGCAGAACCAACCAATACCCGTGCACAGCAGCGGCCTAGACCGCGTAGACGAGAACCGCCAGCCGCCGCAGAAGCAGGTCTCCGAGACCGACCTGTACCTACTGGGCGCCATCGAGAAGCTGGTGTGGCGCGCCGACATCATGGAGAAACGTCTGCGCAAGATTGAGGAAACCATACATTATATGGTGGCTGGCAATGAGGCTAAACCTG AGCCGTGCGGAGAGAACTACACGCGCGTGGGCGGCGGCTGCTACCACATCTCGTCAGACAACGCCAACTGGAAGGGCGCCAGCTACGCCTGCCGCAAGCTGAAGGGCCACATGCTGGAGCTGGACTCCGACGCGGAGCGCGATTCCTTGGCAAACAACCTCTTCGGCGATAACAAAAGCTCTAAAG CAGTGGAGTTCTGGACGGGCGGGCTGAACCCGGGGCTGCTGTGGATCTGGTCGCACTCGGCGCGGCCGGTGCTGAGCAACGCCACCACGTCGTTCAACATCACCGGCGACGGGCGCTGCCTGGCGTGGCGGCGCGACGCGGGCTCCGCGCGGGCGGCGCTGCGCGGCGCCGACTGCGCGCTGCGCCAGCGCTACGTGTGCGAGAGGGCGGAGGACAAGGAGAAGCTCAGCAATGAGATCGAACGCGTCGCGCGGATGCTGCGGGCGCCGGGGGGGAGGAAACCAAAGATATTGTGGACTGACGAGCCCTGA
- the LOC124638473 gene encoding uncharacterized protein LOC124638473 isoform X3: MISRTPHILQMSLLSLAALGVLCLAGAGSAKDSNSTVVDERWCGVEQTTCGLHDDDGPWMAMLQQWALETQGTNERHGRIMALPPAQGYYVSDRMDGTLLPPPPPPHSKHPNHPQHQPPLPAGARPYDEWQHAPPLHSGKIVNRPPNPYKDKFKPSYPAPVQNQPIPVHSSGLDRVDENRQPPQKQVSETDLYLLGAIEKLVWRADIMEKRLRKIEETIHYMVAGNEAKPEPCGENYTRVGGGCYHISSDNANWKGASYACRKLKGHMLELDSDAERDSLANNLFGDNKSSKGSYRYKYRRNQGKPPQMCSLEKCIWLYKYLRTLLYLTIASIAYTIYQIISDRMANGVITYNFAKISLKLAKKIHLSPLFPMQKMTKRIPK, encoded by the exons ATGATTTCACGTACCCCTCACATATTGCAGATGTCGCTGCTATCGCTTGCAGCGCTGGGCGTGCTGTGTCTGGCCGGTGCGGGCTCCGCCAAGGACTCCAACAGCACTGTAGTTGACGAGCGCTGGTGCGGCGTGGAGCAGACCACGTGCGGCCTGCATGATGACGACGGGCCGTGGATGGCCATGCTGCAGCAGTGGGCGCTTGAAACACAAGGAACGAATGAACGACATG GTCGCATAATGGCGCTCCCGCCGGCGCAGGGCTACTACGTGTCGGACCGCATGGACGGCACGCtactgccgccgccgccgccgccgcacagCAAGCACCCGAACCACCCGCAGCATCAGCCGCCGCTGCCGGCCGGCGCGCGACCCTACGACGAGTGGCAGCACGCGCCGCCACTGCACAGCGGGAAGATCGTCAACCGGCCCCCCAACCCGTACAAGGACAAGTTCAAGCCCAGCTAT CCGGCACCAGTGCAGAACCAACCAATACCCGTGCACAGCAGCGGCCTAGACCGCGTAGACGAGAACCGCCAGCCGCCGCAGAAGCAGGTCTCCGAGACCGACCTGTACCTACTGGGCGCCATCGAGAAGCTGGTGTGGCGCGCCGACATCATGGAGAAACGTCTGCGCAAGATTGAGGAAACCATACATTATATGGTGGCTGGCAATGAGGCTAAACCTG AGCCGTGCGGAGAGAACTACACGCGCGTGGGCGGCGGCTGCTACCACATCTCGTCAGACAACGCCAACTGGAAGGGCGCCAGCTACGCCTGCCGCAAGCTGAAGGGCCACATGCTGGAGCTGGACTCCGACGCGGAGCGCGATTCCTTGGCAAACAACCTCTTCGGCGATAACAAAAGCTCTAAAG GATCCTATCGTTACAAATACAGACGAAATCAAGGAAAGCCGCCTCAGATGTGCTCTCTTGAGAAATGCATCTggttatacaaatatttacgcACCTTGCTTTACCTTACAATAGCCTCCATCGCGTATACTATCTATCAGATCATATCAGACAGAATGGCCAATGGCGTTATCACATACAACTTCGCCAAGATTTCACTTAAGCTGGCTAAAAAGATACATTTATCACCACTGTTCCCGATGCAAAAGATGACTAAACGCATACCTAAATAA